From Caballeronia insecticola, a single genomic window includes:
- a CDS encoding efflux transporter outer membrane subunit yields the protein MKLLSLSAPHPASRAKHAVAAAVAALAVAGCANYAGISSGKNVAAPENFEAAQSVPGQGGQWPALDWSKQFGDPQLPQLIDEALADSPTLAQAQARIAKASSYIETSRSALYPKVNGSYSWTRELYSANALFPPPYGGTWFSENNVLASASWELDLWGKNRARLNMAVSQQKAAEAEFQQARVTLATSVARTYNQLALLYALRDVAQREIANRQDVGRITNGRVAAGLDTNVERRTAEGNVATSQTNLSELDGQIESVRYQLAALLGKGPDRGMQIAKPAIDPNVNVTLPDNVPADLVARRPDIVAARWQVEAATHNIKEAKAEFFPDINLAAGFGFDAFGWGRFLQASSRQIQAGPAVHLPIFDAGALRAQLKGRYADFEGDVANYNQTLINALSDVATNISAIRALDRQMADAQRALTAAASAYQLAVIRYKAGLSPQLLVLNADSNRLANEQTVTNLRLKRTDLQIALIKSLGGGFDATSTNLAIDGSGQSQTTAQAAPSK from the coding sequence ATGAAACTCCTCTCCCTGTCCGCGCCGCATCCGGCCAGCCGCGCGAAGCACGCCGTCGCGGCAGCCGTGGCCGCGCTCGCGGTCGCGGGCTGCGCGAACTATGCGGGCATTTCGAGCGGCAAGAACGTGGCCGCGCCCGAGAACTTCGAAGCCGCGCAAAGCGTGCCGGGGCAAGGCGGCCAGTGGCCCGCGCTCGACTGGTCGAAGCAGTTCGGCGATCCGCAGTTGCCGCAACTGATCGACGAGGCGCTCGCGGACAGCCCGACGCTCGCGCAGGCGCAGGCGCGCATCGCGAAGGCGTCTTCGTATATCGAGACATCGCGCTCGGCGCTCTATCCGAAAGTCAACGGATCGTATTCGTGGACCCGCGAGCTGTACTCGGCCAACGCCCTTTTCCCACCGCCCTACGGCGGTACATGGTTCAGCGAGAACAACGTGCTGGCGAGTGCATCGTGGGAACTGGATCTCTGGGGCAAGAACCGCGCGCGCCTGAACATGGCCGTGTCGCAGCAAAAAGCAGCCGAGGCAGAGTTCCAGCAGGCGCGCGTGACGCTCGCGACGTCGGTTGCGCGCACTTACAACCAGCTCGCGCTGCTCTACGCGCTGCGCGATGTCGCTCAGCGTGAAATCGCGAATCGGCAGGATGTGGGGCGCATCACGAACGGGCGCGTCGCCGCCGGCCTCGACACCAACGTCGAGCGCCGCACGGCGGAAGGCAACGTCGCCACGAGCCAGACGAACCTCTCCGAACTCGACGGCCAGATCGAATCGGTGCGCTATCAACTGGCGGCGCTGCTCGGCAAAGGTCCGGATCGCGGCATGCAGATCGCGAAACCCGCCATCGACCCGAACGTCAACGTGACGCTGCCCGACAACGTGCCCGCTGATCTCGTTGCGCGCCGCCCGGATATCGTCGCCGCGCGCTGGCAGGTCGAAGCCGCGACGCACAATATCAAGGAAGCGAAAGCCGAGTTCTTCCCCGACATCAACCTCGCCGCGGGCTTCGGCTTCGACGCGTTCGGCTGGGGCCGCTTCCTGCAGGCGAGCAGCCGCCAGATTCAGGCGGGGCCGGCGGTGCATCTGCCGATCTTCGATGCAGGCGCCCTGCGCGCGCAGTTGAAAGGCCGCTACGCCGACTTCGAGGGCGATGTCGCGAATTACAATCAGACGCTCATCAACGCGCTGAGCGACGTGGCGACCAACATCTCGGCCATCCGCGCGCTCGACCGCCAAATGGCCGATGCCCAGCGCGCGCTCACGGCGGCGGCCAGCGCCTATCAGCTGGCGGTGATTCGCTACAAGGCCGGGCTTTCGCCGCAATTGCTGGTGCTCAACGCCGACTCGAACCGCCTCGCGAACGAGCAGACGGTCACGAATCTGCGCCTGAAACGCACCGACCTGCAGATCGCGCTGATCAAATCGCTCGGCGGCGGGTTCGATGCGACGAGCACCAATCTCGCGATCGACGGCAGCGGACAGAGCCAGACGACCGCGCAGGCCGCGCCGTCGAAATAA
- a CDS encoding HlyD family secretion protein, with amino-acid sequence MSDPQQTAAAAPAPKQSNGKRRMLMTLIVLVIIIAAVAYGLYYFLVARFHESTDDAYVNGNVVQITPQVVGTVISVNADDTQTVKVGDPLVALDPADSKVALDQAEANLAQTVRQVRTFFVNNNQYEAQIALRRSDLQRAQDDLKRRMTVAQTGAVSQEEISHARDAVRGAQASLDAAQQELASNRSLTANTTIADHPNVLAAAAKVRDSYINYARNTLPAPVTGYVAKRSVQVGQRVSPGNPLMAIVPLNGVWVDANFKEVQLKHMRLGQPVELTADLYGSGVVFHGKVIGFSAGTGSAFSLLPAQNATGNWIKVVQRLPVRIELDPKELQEHPLRIGLSMNVDVTIKNEQGGQLANAQNTVYQTNVFDNYGAQADQEIARIIQQNAGTGSGAPAQNSSSATPGRAAKSASAAKLM; translated from the coding sequence ATGAGCGACCCTCAACAAACCGCGGCCGCCGCGCCCGCGCCGAAGCAAAGCAACGGCAAGCGCCGCATGCTGATGACGCTGATCGTGCTCGTCATCATCATCGCGGCTGTCGCGTACGGGCTGTACTACTTCCTCGTCGCGCGCTTCCACGAAAGCACGGACGACGCCTACGTCAACGGCAACGTCGTGCAGATCACGCCGCAAGTGGTTGGCACGGTGATCTCCGTGAACGCGGACGACACGCAGACCGTGAAGGTGGGCGATCCGCTCGTCGCGCTCGACCCGGCCGACTCCAAGGTCGCGCTCGATCAGGCCGAAGCGAATCTCGCGCAGACCGTGCGCCAGGTGCGCACCTTCTTCGTCAACAACAACCAGTATGAAGCGCAGATCGCGCTGCGCCGCTCCGACCTGCAACGCGCACAGGACGACCTGAAGCGCCGCATGACGGTCGCGCAAACGGGCGCCGTGTCGCAGGAAGAAATCTCGCACGCACGCGACGCCGTGCGCGGCGCGCAAGCCTCGCTCGATGCGGCCCAGCAGGAACTCGCGTCGAACCGTTCGCTCACGGCCAACACGACGATCGCCGATCACCCGAACGTGCTCGCCGCCGCCGCGAAGGTGCGCGACTCGTACATCAACTACGCGCGCAACACGCTGCCCGCGCCGGTGACGGGCTATGTCGCGAAACGCTCGGTGCAGGTCGGCCAGCGCGTGTCGCCGGGCAATCCGTTGATGGCGATCGTGCCGCTCAACGGCGTATGGGTCGACGCGAACTTCAAGGAAGTGCAGCTGAAGCACATGCGCCTCGGCCAGCCGGTCGAATTGACGGCCGACCTGTACGGCTCCGGCGTGGTCTTCCACGGCAAGGTGATCGGTTTCTCGGCCGGCACGGGTTCGGCGTTCTCGCTGCTGCCCGCGCAGAACGCGACGGGTAACTGGATCAAGGTCGTGCAGCGCCTGCCGGTTCGCATCGAGCTCGATCCGAAGGAACTGCAGGAGCACCCGCTGCGCATCGGTCTCTCGATGAACGTCGACGTGACGATCAAGAACGAGCAAGGCGGACAGCTCGCCAACGCGCAGAACACGGTGTATCAGACCAACGTGTTCGATAACTACGGCGCGCAGGCCGATCAGGAAATCGCGCGCATCATCCAGCAGAACGCGGGCACCGGGTCGGGCGCGCCTGCGCAGAACTCGTCGTCGGCTACGCCTGGTCGTGCGGCGAAGTCCGCGTCGGCCGCCAAGCTGATGTAA